From one Lolium rigidum isolate FL_2022 chromosome 4, APGP_CSIRO_Lrig_0.1, whole genome shotgun sequence genomic stretch:
- the LOC124649262 gene encoding uncharacterized protein LOC124649262: MGGGDASGAAASAQAEETQEQKRAAAAAYDYDGDARWADYWSNVLVPPHLAAKPDVLAHFRRKFYQRFVDRDLVVEPMSSTGSTPPSRPDVRSSPPASSEGVRARSTGSSSRSAAPPPPPQTNTAANTLRFDARTILFSINAWVLVVAGLGMLPILPKHLADRACKLSLLGTVLSSGYSLYSTYGKPSALNMPAIQGWLQSVLGAKDFIRLMFSLLLVTSQLHLRIAALPVFCWALDHVARFLRRNFTHSSFYRGYLEEPCLWVETNSTTVSLLSSNAELALGFLLIISLFSWRRNIIQTFMYWNVLKMMYRAPATSSYHQSAWAKIGRTINPYIHRYAPFLETPISAAQRWWLR; the protein is encoded by the exons ATGGGAGGCGGCGAcgcgagcggcgccgccgcgaGCGCGCAGGCGGAGGAGACGCAGGAGCagaagcgggcggcggcggcggcctacgACTACGACGGCGACGCGCGCTGGGCCGACTACTGGTCCAACGTCCTCGTGCCGCCGCACCTCGCCGCCAAGCCCGACGTCCTCGCCCACTTCAGGCGCAAGTTCTACCAGCGCTTCGTC GATCGTGATTTGGTGGTCGAGCCGATGTCATCCACTGGTTCCACTCCGCCGAGCAGGCCAGACGTAAGGTCTTCACCTCCAGCATCCAGTGAGGGTGTTAGGGCTCGCAGTACAG GTTCTAGTTCCAGGTCGGctgccccaccaccaccaccacagacAAACACGGCTGCAAACACATTGCGTTTCGATGCACGGACTATACTTTTTTCCATAAATGCCTGG GTACTGGTTGTTGCTGGTCTGGGAATGCTTCCGATTTTGCCAAAACATCTTGCAGACAGAGCTTGCAAGCTTTCTTTGCTGGGAACTGTCTTATCCTCAGGATATTCTTTATACAGTACCTATGGG AAACCAAGCGCGTTGAACATGCCTGCAATTCAGGGTTGGTTGCAGTCGGTACTTGGAGCCAAGGACTTTATCCGTTTGATGTTCTCTTTGTTGCTCGTCACGTCTCAGCTGCATTTAAGGA TTGCTGCACTACCTGTCTTCTGCTGGGCACTTGATCATGTTGCCAGATTCCTAAGGCGTAATTTTACCCACTCATCTTTCTACAG GGGATACTTGGAAGAGCCTTGTCTCTGGGTGGAGACAAATAGCACAACAGTCAGCCTCCTTAGCTCAAATGCCGAACTTGCCTTGGGGTTTCTTCTGATCATATCACTGTTCTC GTGGCGACGCAACATAATTCAGACATTCATGTACTGGAAT GTGTTGAAGATGATGTACCGCGCGCCTGCCACATCAAGCTATCACCAGAGCGCGTGGGCAAAAATCGGGCGGACCATCAACCCATACATCCACCGCTACGCTCCGTTCCTCGAGACACCCATCTCCGCTGCCCAACGGTGGTGGCTCAGGTAG
- the LOC124649263 gene encoding probable E3 ubiquitin ligase SUD1 isoform X2 — translation MAAAAASPETALPPTADPEYEEDDDGEEECRICRLPAEADRPLRRPCACRGSIKFVHDDCQLRWLAARHQNQCEVCNFVISTRPLYAADAPARLPLSELMVSLPNKLLGLLVPLLFAVYVVCDSFIHLATLWTWRIAFARTFLQAFRLLSFRVRPSSVFASIALWVVFLHSLVPFAVAPFARWVARLETRRQGFSGLDGLQALALTAVEASLTVVIGDMVLACILGFLPFSLGRIILWWSSYFNLSNVEGVEFYTSTISTLLIGYGFIFTVGACFAGLHTLHHYLKGEQLGIALFIRRLSGMFFRGIVYLITVANIGFNLLNLMILRPLFFGWLLDICTSKMFGATLSQRFKLLTASSLSSTALHWLLGHIFLNLRPRLSRFLHKVLKLGVTISFSSVHHNVYEPFYTFYLKKLLCLLVDTIFVALVVFVPIEVADRLSPEVFPLDITYFDRPGKGTSVWQGPQKYAVSLSAILHIRFLISNTMVYLEWLVERVIGYWFVTSGKALGSNDAPKDQNGSSDEANDKRTFVVVRTMLRVVLAWLTAVIFNTAMIFCPISVWRALLFAIPQLPVADELKSNDLFAIAVGFFIISTIVATFRDIFACMTFRGPWLVDLKRHLLVFLWMVVAPYMMGLLVDLSLISPFIGPDDDFPVLDFFCTWSLGWQVKNLWMNMARFTAAAPFLAYFIDERWDGKLTQARVDWSSGAISLSWFFQDIYIPVATKLLAALGLPYLLAKGLFPRLGCSAAVNSTVYRFAWLSSLGFYVICYLGKVLCIKLHDSIRDDHYIIGERLQDIADCS, via the exons atggccgccgccgccgcatccccGGAGACGGCGCTCCCACCGACGGCCGACCCCGAGTACGAGGAAGACGACGATGGAGAAGAGGAGTGCCGCATCTGCCGACTCCCTGCAGAAGCGGACCGCCCCTTGCGCCGCCCCTGCGCGTGCCGCGGCAGCATCAAGTTCGTCCACGACGACTGCCAGCTCCGGTGGCTCGCCGCGCGGCACCAGAACCAGTGCGAG GTGTGCAATTTCGTCATCTCCACCCGCCCTCTCTATGCCGCAGACGCCCCTGCGAGGTTGCCCCTCTCCGAGCTCATGGTCAGCTTGCCCAACAAGCTCCTGGGTCTGCTGGTCCCCCTCTTATTCGCTGTCTACGTCGTCTGCGATTCCTTCATCCACCTTGCCACCCTCTGGACATGGCGCATCGCGTTTGCCAGGACCTTCCTTCAAGCGTTCCGCCTGCTCTCCTTCCGCGTCCGTCCCTCCTCTGTCTTTGCATCGATTGCGCTCTGGGTTGTGTTTCTGCACAGCCTCGTGCCATTTGCTGTAGCTCCATTTGCGCGCTGGGTTGCACGCCTGGAGACTCGGCGTCAGGGGTTCAGCGGACTTGATGGCTTGCAAGCCCTCGCGCTAACTGCTGTTGAAGCTTCCTTGACT GTGGTAATAGGTGACATGGTCCTTGCTTGTATTCTCGGTTTTCTCCCATTCTCACTGGGAAGGATAATCCTATGGTGGAGCTCGTATTTTAATTTAAGCAATGTGGAGGGAGTTGAGTTCTACACTTCAACAATTTCTACCCTTCTAATCGGATATGGATTTATCTTTACTGTTGGTGCTTGTTTTGCTGGTCTACATACTCTTCATCATTACTTGAAGGGCGAGCAACTTGGGATCGCACTTTTCATTAGAAGGCTGAGTGGTATGTTCTTCAGAGGGATTGTATATCTAATCACTGTTGCCAATATTGGTTTTAATCTCCTAAACTTAATGATACTACGGCCGCTGTTCTTTGGTTGGTTGCTTGATATCTGCACTTCAAAAATGTTTGGTGCAACATTGTCTCAGAGGTTCAAATTGCTGACTGCTTCATCTTTATCTTCTACTGCCCTTCATTGGCTTCTTGGACACATCTTCTTGAATCTGCGTCCCAGATTGAGCAGATTTCTTCACAAG GTACTGAAGCTAGGAGTTACCATTTCCTTTTCCTCTGTCCACCATAATGTTTACGAACCCTTTTACACGTTTTACTTGAAGAAGCTTCTTTGTCTTCTGGTTGACACTATCTTTGTTGCTCTGGTCGTTTTTGTTCCTATTGAAGTTGCTGACCGATTGTCGCCAGAGGTGTTCCCACTAGATATCAC CTACTTCGATCGTCCTGGCAAGGGCACGTCAGTTTGGCAAGGGCCGCAAAAGTATGCAGTGTCACTTTCTGCTATTCTTCATATCAGGTTTCTCATTAGCAATACAATGGTATACCTGGAGTGGCTAGTGGAGAGGGTAATTGGGTATTGGTTTGTCACTTCTGGAAAGGCTCTTGGGAGTAATGATGCACCAAAAGACCAGAATGGTAGCAGTGATGAAGCTAATGATAAAAG GACATTTGTTGTAGTTAGGACAATGCTTCGTGTGGTCCTAGCATGGTTGACTGCTGTGATATTCAATACTGCTATGATTTTCTGCCCGATCTCAGTTTGGCGTGCACTGTTGTTTGCCATCCCTCAGCTGCCAGTAGCAGACGAATTGAAGTCCAATG ATCTATTTGCTATTGCGGTTGGCTTCTTCATCATATCAACTATTGTTGCCACCTTTAGAGATATATTTGCCTGCATGACTTTTAGGGGACCATGGCTGGTAGATTTGAAGAGGCATCTGCTTGTATTCCTATGG ATGGTCGTTGCGCCCTACATGATGGGTTTGCTGGTTGATTTATCTCTGATATCACCCTTCATTGGGCCCGATGACGATTTTCCAGTTCTGGACTTTTTCTGCACTTGGTCTCTAGGGTGGCAAGTGAAGAATTTATGGATGAACATG GCCCGTTTCACGGCTGCCGCACCTTTCCTGGcctatttcatcgatgaaaggtgGGACGGGAAACTTACCCAGGCAAGGGTTGATTGGTCTTCAGGGGCGATATCACTGTCATGGTTCTTTCAAGATATATACATCCCTGTTGCCACGAAGCTACTCGCTGCTCTGGGCCTCCCTTACTTGCTTGCCAAGGGGCTCTTCCCAAGACTGGGCTGCTCTGCCGCCGTGAACTCGACGGTCTACCGTTTCGCGTGGTTGAGCAGCCTTGGTTTTTATGTCATCTGCTATCTTGGCAAGGTGTTGTGCATCAAGCTCCATGACTCTATCAGGGATGACCACTATATCATCGGCGAGAGGTTGCAAGACATCGCTGACTGTAGCTGA
- the LOC124649263 gene encoding probable E3 ubiquitin ligase SUD1 isoform X3, with product MAAAAASPETALPPTADPEYEEDDDGEEECRICRLPAEADRPLRRPCACRGSIKFVHDDCQLRWLAARHQNQCEVCNFVISTRPLYAADAPARLPLSELMVSLPNKLLGLLVPLLFAVYVVCDSFIHLATLWTWRIAFARTFLQAFRLLSFRVRPSSVFASIALWVVFLHSLVPFAVAPFARWVARLETRRQGFSGLDGLQALALTAVEASLTVVIGDMVLACILGFLPFSLGRIILWWSSYFNLSNVEGVEFYTSTISTLLIGYGFIFTVGACFAGLHTLHHYLKGEQLGIALFIRRLSEVQIADCFIFIFYCPSLASWTHLLESASQIEQISSQVADRLSPEVFPLDITYFDRPGKGTSVWQGPQKYAVSLSAILHIRFLISNTMVYLEWLVERVIGYWFVTSGKALGSNDAPKDQNGSSDEANDKSRTFVVVRTMLRVVLAWLTAVIFNTAMIFCPISVWRALLFAIPQLPVADELKSNDLFAIAVGFFIISTIVATFRDIFACMTFRGPWLVDLKRHLLVFLWMVVAPYMMGLLVDLSLISPFIGPDDDFPVLDFFCTWSLGWQVKNLWMNMARFTAAAPFLAYFIDERWDGKLTQARVDWSSGAISLSWFFQDIYIPVATKLLAALGLPYLLAKGLFPRLGCSAAVNSTVYRFAWLSSLGFYVICYLGKVLCIKLHDSIRDDHYIIGERLQDIADCS from the exons atggccgccgccgccgcatccccGGAGACGGCGCTCCCACCGACGGCCGACCCCGAGTACGAGGAAGACGACGATGGAGAAGAGGAGTGCCGCATCTGCCGACTCCCTGCAGAAGCGGACCGCCCCTTGCGCCGCCCCTGCGCGTGCCGCGGCAGCATCAAGTTCGTCCACGACGACTGCCAGCTCCGGTGGCTCGCCGCGCGGCACCAGAACCAGTGCGAG GTGTGCAATTTCGTCATCTCCACCCGCCCTCTCTATGCCGCAGACGCCCCTGCGAGGTTGCCCCTCTCCGAGCTCATGGTCAGCTTGCCCAACAAGCTCCTGGGTCTGCTGGTCCCCCTCTTATTCGCTGTCTACGTCGTCTGCGATTCCTTCATCCACCTTGCCACCCTCTGGACATGGCGCATCGCGTTTGCCAGGACCTTCCTTCAAGCGTTCCGCCTGCTCTCCTTCCGCGTCCGTCCCTCCTCTGTCTTTGCATCGATTGCGCTCTGGGTTGTGTTTCTGCACAGCCTCGTGCCATTTGCTGTAGCTCCATTTGCGCGCTGGGTTGCACGCCTGGAGACTCGGCGTCAGGGGTTCAGCGGACTTGATGGCTTGCAAGCCCTCGCGCTAACTGCTGTTGAAGCTTCCTTGACT GTGGTAATAGGTGACATGGTCCTTGCTTGTATTCTCGGTTTTCTCCCATTCTCACTGGGAAGGATAATCCTATGGTGGAGCTCGTATTTTAATTTAAGCAATGTGGAGGGAGTTGAGTTCTACACTTCAACAATTTCTACCCTTCTAATCGGATATGGATTTATCTTTACTGTTGGTGCTTGTTTTGCTGGTCTACATACTCTTCATCATTACTTGAAGGGCGAGCAACTTGGGATCGCACTTTTCATTAGAAGGCTGAGTG AGGTTCAAATTGCTGACTGCTTCATCTTTATCTTCTACTGCCCTTCATTGGCTTCTTGGACACATCTTCTTGAATCTGCGTCCCAGATTGAGCAGATTTCTTCACAAG TTGCTGACCGATTGTCGCCAGAGGTGTTCCCACTAGATATCAC CTACTTCGATCGTCCTGGCAAGGGCACGTCAGTTTGGCAAGGGCCGCAAAAGTATGCAGTGTCACTTTCTGCTATTCTTCATATCAGGTTTCTCATTAGCAATACAATGGTATACCTGGAGTGGCTAGTGGAGAGGGTAATTGGGTATTGGTTTGTCACTTCTGGAAAGGCTCTTGGGAGTAATGATGCACCAAAAGACCAGAATGGTAGCAGTGATGAAGCTAATGATAAAAG CAGGACATTTGTTGTAGTTAGGACAATGCTTCGTGTGGTCCTAGCATGGTTGACTGCTGTGATATTCAATACTGCTATGATTTTCTGCCCGATCTCAGTTTGGCGTGCACTGTTGTTTGCCATCCCTCAGCTGCCAGTAGCAGACGAATTGAAGTCCAATG ATCTATTTGCTATTGCGGTTGGCTTCTTCATCATATCAACTATTGTTGCCACCTTTAGAGATATATTTGCCTGCATGACTTTTAGGGGACCATGGCTGGTAGATTTGAAGAGGCATCTGCTTGTATTCCTATGG ATGGTCGTTGCGCCCTACATGATGGGTTTGCTGGTTGATTTATCTCTGATATCACCCTTCATTGGGCCCGATGACGATTTTCCAGTTCTGGACTTTTTCTGCACTTGGTCTCTAGGGTGGCAAGTGAAGAATTTATGGATGAACATG GCCCGTTTCACGGCTGCCGCACCTTTCCTGGcctatttcatcgatgaaaggtgGGACGGGAAACTTACCCAGGCAAGGGTTGATTGGTCTTCAGGGGCGATATCACTGTCATGGTTCTTTCAAGATATATACATCCCTGTTGCCACGAAGCTACTCGCTGCTCTGGGCCTCCCTTACTTGCTTGCCAAGGGGCTCTTCCCAAGACTGGGCTGCTCTGCCGCCGTGAACTCGACGGTCTACCGTTTCGCGTGGTTGAGCAGCCTTGGTTTTTATGTCATCTGCTATCTTGGCAAGGTGTTGTGCATCAAGCTCCATGACTCTATCAGGGATGACCACTATATCATCGGCGAGAGGTTGCAAGACATCGCTGACTGTAGCTGA
- the LOC124649263 gene encoding probable E3 ubiquitin ligase SUD1 isoform X1 yields the protein MAAAAASPETALPPTADPEYEEDDDGEEECRICRLPAEADRPLRRPCACRGSIKFVHDDCQLRWLAARHQNQCEVCNFVISTRPLYAADAPARLPLSELMVSLPNKLLGLLVPLLFAVYVVCDSFIHLATLWTWRIAFARTFLQAFRLLSFRVRPSSVFASIALWVVFLHSLVPFAVAPFARWVARLETRRQGFSGLDGLQALALTAVEASLTVVIGDMVLACILGFLPFSLGRIILWWSSYFNLSNVEGVEFYTSTISTLLIGYGFIFTVGACFAGLHTLHHYLKGEQLGIALFIRRLSGMFFRGIVYLITVANIGFNLLNLMILRPLFFGWLLDICTSKMFGATLSQRFKLLTASSLSSTALHWLLGHIFLNLRPRLSRFLHKVLKLGVTISFSSVHHNVYEPFYTFYLKKLLCLLVDTIFVALVVFVPIEVADRLSPEVFPLDITYFDRPGKGTSVWQGPQKYAVSLSAILHIRFLISNTMVYLEWLVERVIGYWFVTSGKALGSNDAPKDQNGSSDEANDKSRTFVVVRTMLRVVLAWLTAVIFNTAMIFCPISVWRALLFAIPQLPVADELKSNDLFAIAVGFFIISTIVATFRDIFACMTFRGPWLVDLKRHLLVFLWMVVAPYMMGLLVDLSLISPFIGPDDDFPVLDFFCTWSLGWQVKNLWMNMARFTAAAPFLAYFIDERWDGKLTQARVDWSSGAISLSWFFQDIYIPVATKLLAALGLPYLLAKGLFPRLGCSAAVNSTVYRFAWLSSLGFYVICYLGKVLCIKLHDSIRDDHYIIGERLQDIADCS from the exons atggccgccgccgccgcatccccGGAGACGGCGCTCCCACCGACGGCCGACCCCGAGTACGAGGAAGACGACGATGGAGAAGAGGAGTGCCGCATCTGCCGACTCCCTGCAGAAGCGGACCGCCCCTTGCGCCGCCCCTGCGCGTGCCGCGGCAGCATCAAGTTCGTCCACGACGACTGCCAGCTCCGGTGGCTCGCCGCGCGGCACCAGAACCAGTGCGAG GTGTGCAATTTCGTCATCTCCACCCGCCCTCTCTATGCCGCAGACGCCCCTGCGAGGTTGCCCCTCTCCGAGCTCATGGTCAGCTTGCCCAACAAGCTCCTGGGTCTGCTGGTCCCCCTCTTATTCGCTGTCTACGTCGTCTGCGATTCCTTCATCCACCTTGCCACCCTCTGGACATGGCGCATCGCGTTTGCCAGGACCTTCCTTCAAGCGTTCCGCCTGCTCTCCTTCCGCGTCCGTCCCTCCTCTGTCTTTGCATCGATTGCGCTCTGGGTTGTGTTTCTGCACAGCCTCGTGCCATTTGCTGTAGCTCCATTTGCGCGCTGGGTTGCACGCCTGGAGACTCGGCGTCAGGGGTTCAGCGGACTTGATGGCTTGCAAGCCCTCGCGCTAACTGCTGTTGAAGCTTCCTTGACT GTGGTAATAGGTGACATGGTCCTTGCTTGTATTCTCGGTTTTCTCCCATTCTCACTGGGAAGGATAATCCTATGGTGGAGCTCGTATTTTAATTTAAGCAATGTGGAGGGAGTTGAGTTCTACACTTCAACAATTTCTACCCTTCTAATCGGATATGGATTTATCTTTACTGTTGGTGCTTGTTTTGCTGGTCTACATACTCTTCATCATTACTTGAAGGGCGAGCAACTTGGGATCGCACTTTTCATTAGAAGGCTGAGTGGTATGTTCTTCAGAGGGATTGTATATCTAATCACTGTTGCCAATATTGGTTTTAATCTCCTAAACTTAATGATACTACGGCCGCTGTTCTTTGGTTGGTTGCTTGATATCTGCACTTCAAAAATGTTTGGTGCAACATTGTCTCAGAGGTTCAAATTGCTGACTGCTTCATCTTTATCTTCTACTGCCCTTCATTGGCTTCTTGGACACATCTTCTTGAATCTGCGTCCCAGATTGAGCAGATTTCTTCACAAG GTACTGAAGCTAGGAGTTACCATTTCCTTTTCCTCTGTCCACCATAATGTTTACGAACCCTTTTACACGTTTTACTTGAAGAAGCTTCTTTGTCTTCTGGTTGACACTATCTTTGTTGCTCTGGTCGTTTTTGTTCCTATTGAAGTTGCTGACCGATTGTCGCCAGAGGTGTTCCCACTAGATATCAC CTACTTCGATCGTCCTGGCAAGGGCACGTCAGTTTGGCAAGGGCCGCAAAAGTATGCAGTGTCACTTTCTGCTATTCTTCATATCAGGTTTCTCATTAGCAATACAATGGTATACCTGGAGTGGCTAGTGGAGAGGGTAATTGGGTATTGGTTTGTCACTTCTGGAAAGGCTCTTGGGAGTAATGATGCACCAAAAGACCAGAATGGTAGCAGTGATGAAGCTAATGATAAAAG CAGGACATTTGTTGTAGTTAGGACAATGCTTCGTGTGGTCCTAGCATGGTTGACTGCTGTGATATTCAATACTGCTATGATTTTCTGCCCGATCTCAGTTTGGCGTGCACTGTTGTTTGCCATCCCTCAGCTGCCAGTAGCAGACGAATTGAAGTCCAATG ATCTATTTGCTATTGCGGTTGGCTTCTTCATCATATCAACTATTGTTGCCACCTTTAGAGATATATTTGCCTGCATGACTTTTAGGGGACCATGGCTGGTAGATTTGAAGAGGCATCTGCTTGTATTCCTATGG ATGGTCGTTGCGCCCTACATGATGGGTTTGCTGGTTGATTTATCTCTGATATCACCCTTCATTGGGCCCGATGACGATTTTCCAGTTCTGGACTTTTTCTGCACTTGGTCTCTAGGGTGGCAAGTGAAGAATTTATGGATGAACATG GCCCGTTTCACGGCTGCCGCACCTTTCCTGGcctatttcatcgatgaaaggtgGGACGGGAAACTTACCCAGGCAAGGGTTGATTGGTCTTCAGGGGCGATATCACTGTCATGGTTCTTTCAAGATATATACATCCCTGTTGCCACGAAGCTACTCGCTGCTCTGGGCCTCCCTTACTTGCTTGCCAAGGGGCTCTTCCCAAGACTGGGCTGCTCTGCCGCCGTGAACTCGACGGTCTACCGTTTCGCGTGGTTGAGCAGCCTTGGTTTTTATGTCATCTGCTATCTTGGCAAGGTGTTGTGCATCAAGCTCCATGACTCTATCAGGGATGACCACTATATCATCGGCGAGAGGTTGCAAGACATCGCTGACTGTAGCTGA